The Panicum virgatum strain AP13 chromosome 5K, P.virgatum_v5, whole genome shotgun sequence genome has a window encoding:
- the LOC120710352 gene encoding uncharacterized protein LOC120710352 isoform X2, whose protein sequence is MARTEKIAGDGCSGGEGHVEVEVGVGMDGKGVIECRICQEEGDEGAMDSPCACAGTLKFAHRKCIQRWCNKKGNITCEICNQVYSPNYVLPPPKCCSDEMDIDPRQNWVGRIDTHDDSHFLAIAIAEQQLLQAEFEDCVSTSSSGVTCCRTIALILMFLLLVRHVIVIVRDVSMLQDATVLFSATLQFAGFFLPCYVIARSCYALQHRRRRQV, encoded by the exons ATGGCGCGCACCGAGAAGATTGCCGGTGATGGCTGCTCCGGCGGCGAAGGCCACGTAGAGGTGGAGGTCGGCGTGGGGATGGACGGCAAGGGGGTGATTGAGTGCCGGATATGTCAGGAGGAGGGCGACGAGGGCGCCATGGACTCACCCTGCGCCTGCGCTGGCACGCTCAAG TTCGCCCACAGGAAATGCATACAGAGATGGTGCAACAAGAAGGGGAACATTACATGTGAAATCTGCAACCAG GTCTACTCACCAAATTATGTCCTCCCTCCACCCAAATGTTGTTCAGATGAAATGGATATCGATCCTAG GCAAAACTGGGTTGGAAGAATCGATACTCATGATGATTCTCATTTTTTAGCCATTGCCATCGcagagcagcagctgctgcaagcTGAATTTGAGGATTGTGTATCCACAAGTTCTAGTGGTGTTACATGCTGCCGAACCATTGCTTTAATT TTGATGTTCCTTCTGCTTGTGCGCCATGTAATTGTCATTGTGAGGGATGTTAGCATGCTACAAGATGCAACAGTGCTGTTCAGT GCAACGCTTCAGTTTGCGGGATTCTTTCTTCCCTGTTATGTGATAGCACGTTCTTGCTATGCTTTGCAACACCGGAGACGAAGACAG GTATAG
- the LOC120710352 gene encoding uncharacterized protein LOC120710352 isoform X1, translating into MARTEKIAGDGCSGGEGHVEVEVGVGMDGKGVIECRICQEEGDEGAMDSPCACAGTLKFAHRKCIQRWCNKKGNITCEICNQVYSPNYVLPPPKCCSDEMDIDPRQNWVGRIDTHDDSHFLAIAIAEQQLLQAEFEDCVSTSSSGVTCCRTIALILMFLLLVRHVIVIVRDVSMLQDATVLFSATLQFAGFFLPCYVIARSCYALQHRRRRQGLI; encoded by the exons ATGGCGCGCACCGAGAAGATTGCCGGTGATGGCTGCTCCGGCGGCGAAGGCCACGTAGAGGTGGAGGTCGGCGTGGGGATGGACGGCAAGGGGGTGATTGAGTGCCGGATATGTCAGGAGGAGGGCGACGAGGGCGCCATGGACTCACCCTGCGCCTGCGCTGGCACGCTCAAG TTCGCCCACAGGAAATGCATACAGAGATGGTGCAACAAGAAGGGGAACATTACATGTGAAATCTGCAACCAG GTCTACTCACCAAATTATGTCCTCCCTCCACCCAAATGTTGTTCAGATGAAATGGATATCGATCCTAG GCAAAACTGGGTTGGAAGAATCGATACTCATGATGATTCTCATTTTTTAGCCATTGCCATCGcagagcagcagctgctgcaagcTGAATTTGAGGATTGTGTATCCACAAGTTCTAGTGGTGTTACATGCTGCCGAACCATTGCTTTAATT TTGATGTTCCTTCTGCTTGTGCGCCATGTAATTGTCATTGTGAGGGATGTTAGCATGCTACAAGATGCAACAGTGCTGTTCAGT GCAACGCTTCAGTTTGCGGGATTCTTTCTTCCCTGTTATGTGATAGCACGTTCTTGCTATGCTTTGCAACACCGGAGACGAAGACAG GGACTTATCTGA
- the LOC120710349 gene encoding uncharacterized protein LOC120710349 isoform X1: protein MRKRMASTDLEYEFNWDGNESQYDAQSLHGHMAYGRGGDLNSVQQPFQLRPGILLYCMITIFAASPNGSTQVWLHIFTELEIRTPASSKSEIQISVRLTSSYLVTKIVLLLFLLPIYYLVLIFFPIAKKEK, encoded by the exons atgaggaagaggatggcGTCGACGGACCTGGAGTACGAGTTCAACTGGGACGGCAATGAGTCGCAGTATGACGCCCAGTCACTCCACGGCCACATGGCCTACGGCCGTGGAGGCGACCTTAACAGCGTCCAGCAGCCTTTCCAGCTGAGGCCTGGTATTTTACTCTATTGCATG ATCACCATATTTGCTGCCAGTCCTAACGGATCTACACAAGTATGGCTCCACATCTTTACTG AGTTGGAGATTCGTACTCCTGCGAGTTCCAAATCGGAGATACAAATCTCTGTTAGATTGACTTCATCATACCTGGTAACAAAAATAGTACTGCTCTTATTCCTTCTTCCTA TTTATTATTTGGTTCTTATTTTTTTCCCAATTGccaagaaagaaaaatga
- the LOC120710351 gene encoding uncharacterized protein LOC120710351 isoform X4 translates to MASAATLPKLLQSRRGCRSYFQVIDPVRARINVCGACKGRIPARGLLVSSGGTGLRHTFHPVSAVGSGRDSSITEAERKSDLSLENVKTSIVSRDDEMINVRVQLPGKATQKIFDEALTFLARDAPPVPGFRKSKGGKTSNIPSSILLQMLGKSRVTKFVLQEILTITIEEFIKKENLKVNPEIRTTQTESEMESVFTPGSAFVFNVVLQLEKSDSDEDSEEQSESSE, encoded by the exons ATGGCCTCGGCCGCAACCCTCCCCAAGCTTCTTCAGTCGAGGCGAGGATGCCGCAGCTACTTTCAG GTGATCGACCCAGTTCGTGCGCGCATCAACGTATGCGGTGCCTGCAAGGGCCGGATACCCGCGCGGGG GTTGCTTGTTTCCAGTGGAGGAACGGGTTTGAGGCACACATTCCATCCGGTGTCTGCAGTTGGATCAG GCCGGGACTCGTCGATCACtgaggccgagaggaagagcGACCTGTCGCTGGAGAACGTCAAGACGTCCATCGTGTCGCGCGACGATGAAATGATCAAT GTACGAGTACAGTTGCCTGGGAAGGCAACGCAAAAGATTTTTGATGAAGCCCTAACATTCTTGGCTCGTGATGCACCGCCGGTTCCTGGTTTCAGAAAGTCCAAGGGAG GGAAAACATCAAAT ATACCCAGCAGCATCCTCCTGCAGATGCTCGGCAAAAGCCGGGTCACCAAGTTCGTCCTTCAGGAGATACTCACCATCACCATCGAAGAATTTATCAAGAAG GAAAACCTCAAGGTGAACCCAGAGATCAGGACGACCCAGACCGAAAGCGAGATGGAGTCGGTGTTCACGCCGGGTTCGGCATTCGTGTTCAATGTTGTCCTGCAGCTAGAAAAGTCCGACTCTGATGAGGATTCAGAGGAGCAATCTGAATCTTCAGAGTAG
- the LOC120710345 gene encoding putative metallophosphoesterase At3g03305, which translates to MGTRGPRLLTVLLTLVAAAAAPSAVSRDEREVVEVSGAPDGVVWVAQLSDLHFSVHHPERAYDFRRYVGPALAMVNPDLVLITGDLTDGKSKDLLTMKQNEVEWVEYESTINDIIQISKLPRRIFFDLRGNHDSFGVSASGDDYDFYQKYSINAKLRRQGRVQSITLENSGRKHLFVGFDSTMEIGLRGPTNLFGHPTDKQLIELDQALSQWDTDFEKVPLTKIVFGHFPLSFLALTESGKSIKDVFLKQSLAAYLCGHLHTRFGKNLKRYYHRAVQEPSLSEHYYQFNMHQGYAIQSNKENCSEEAAHVEEFWEWEMGDWRKSRSMRILAIDDGHVSYTDIDFRLGSKSIIILPTFPLDSRFMQRASASCDFKCHTKGASTFDTVRALVFSKQEIVSVSVKIYDSRPGTLEVVLDSEMKRVNSNDTRGHMYLAPWNWRAFEDPSPSRYWLQIEVMDITGDTSVSQLRPFSINGLTARVNWTWKEFFVIGIQWASIYHPALWCAISLIFSLLLAPQVSAVVFKDQFTYKSLYTNGNQRTLLKSLVGGFVWLFVELARVIPVWFLLLVYTIYLVFLPWLFGHPITEDGSLTYMTHRGWILKRPNSGNEVVHAGIPDVMVIVLPHLYFVLLPTIVILAAMAAERTAYREHYLSRSGKKKDDYYQKSRRQIEHEIFWNGRWIRKFLCLFCLVVLWKHWKLCRALVKAYAMNPLLHSPVLFFFIPAVMGFSIYKTSAI; encoded by the exons ATGGGGACGCGCGGCCCCCGGCTCCTCACCGTCCTCCTGACCCtcgtcgccgcggcggccgctccgTCCGCGGTGTCCCGCGACGAgcgggaggtggtggaggtgtCCGGCGCTCCGGATGGGGTGGTGTGGGTGGCCCAGCTCTCGGATCTCCACTTCAGCGTGCACCACCCGGAGCGCGCCTACGACTTCCGGCGGTACGTGGGCCCGGCGCTCGCCATGGTCAACCCGGACCTCGTGCTCATCACCGGGGACCTCACTG ATGGGAAAAGCAAAGATCTACTAACAATGAAGCAGAATGAGGTTGAATGGGTAGAATATGAAAGTACTATAAATGATATCATTCAAATCAGCAAGCTTCCAAGAAGAATTTTCTTTGATCTGAGGGGAAACCATGATAGCTTTGGTGTTTCAGCATCTGGTGATGACTATGACTTCTATCAGAAGTACAGCATCAATGCCAAGTTAAGACGCCAAGGGCGTGTCCAAAGCATTACTTTGGAG AATAGCGGTCGGAAGCATCTATTTGTTGGCTTTGATAGCACAATGGAGATTGGTCTTAGGGGCCCAACCAAtctttttggccatccaactgaCAAGCAGCTTATCGAATTGGATCAGGCGTTATCGCAGTGGGATACTGACTTTGAAAAGGTTCCATTGACAAAAATTGTATTTGGACACTTCCCTTTGTCTTTCTTAGCATTAACAGAGTCAGGAAAAAGTATCAAGGATGTTTTCCTAAAGCAATCATTGGCGGCATACTTGTGTGGGCATCTTCATACAAGATTTGGGAAGAACTTGAAGCGATACTACCACCGAGCAGTCCAGGAACCATCATTATCAGAACATTATTACCAATTTAACATGCACCAAGGATATGCAATCCAGAGTAATAAGGAAAACTGTTCTGAAGAAGCTGCTCATGTTGAAGAGTTCTGGGAATGGGAAATGGGTGATTGGAGAAAGAGCAGAAGTATGAGGATACTGGCAATCGATGATGGTCATGTCTCCTATACTGATATAGATTTCAGATTAGGCTCAAAGAGCATAATTATACTGCCTACTTTTCCCCTTGATTCAAGATTCATGCAAAGAGCTTCTGCTTCTTGTGATTTCAAGTGTCATACCAAGGGGGCGTCTACTTTTGATACAGTGAGGGCTCTTGTATTCTCTAAACAAGAGATAGTATCTGTTTCTGTAAAGATATATGACTCGAGACCAGGAACTCTTGAAGTAGTTTTGGACTCCGAAATGAAAAGGGTGAATTCCAATGATACTAGGGGACATATGTATTTAGCACCATGGAACTGGAGGGCATTTGAAGATCCCTCTCCCAGCCGATATTGGCTCCAAATTGAAGTGATGGATATAACAGGTGATACAAGTGTCAGCCAGTTGAGGCCATTCTCTATCAATGGCTTGACTGCAAGAGTGAACTGGACATGGAAGGAATTTTTTGTGATTGGTATTCAGTGGGCTTCAATATATCATCCTGCACTGTGGTGTGCTATTTCTCTGATATTTTCATTGCTTCTTGCACCACAAGTTTCAGCTGTGGTATTCAAAGATCAGTTCACATATAAGTCTCTATACACAAATGGTAATCAGAGGACATTGTTAAAGTCTCTAGTTGGTGGTTTTGTCTGGCTCTTTGTTGAACTTGCCAGGGTGATCCCCGTATGGTTTTTGCTCTTGGTGTACACTATTTATTTAGTTTTCTTACCTTGGCTGTTTGGTCACCCTATTACTGAGGATGGTAGCCTCACATACATGACACATAGAGGCTGGATTCTTAAAAGACCCAACAGTGGCAACGAAGTAGTCCATGCTGGGATTCCAGATGTAATGGTCATTGTTCTACCTCACCTTTATTTTGTGTTATTACCCACAATTGTGATTTTAGCTGCCATGGCTGCTGAGAGAACGGCATATAGAGAGCATTATCTTTCTCGATCGggaaagaagaaagatgattaCTACCAAAAGAGCAGGAGGCAGATAGAACACGAAATTTTTTGGAATGGTCGCTGGATTAGAAAATTTCTGTGTCTATTTTGCCTAGTGGTTCTATGGAAACATTGGAAG CTTTGCAGAGCTCTTGTGAAGGCTTATGCTATGAACCCTTTGCTCCACTCCCCCGTGCTTTTCTTCTTCATTCCTGCAGTCATGGGGTTTTCCATTTACAAGACATCGGCCATTTAG
- the LOC120710351 gene encoding uncharacterized protein LOC120710351 isoform X3, whose product MAFYGSNFSDVFLQLCSLLSSDRLKLDGQRDCGSHLHGLGRNPPQASSVEARMPQLLSGPALALSLVKVIDPVRARINVCGACKGRIPARGLLVSSGGTGLRHTFHPVSAVGSGRDSSITEAERKSDLSLENVKTSIVSRDDEMINVRVQLPGKATQKIFDEALTFLARDAPPVPGFRKSKGGKTSNVSACKPQFFLYPAASSCRCSAKAGSPSSSFRRYSPSPSKNLSRRKTSR is encoded by the exons GACCGGCTGAAACTGGACGGGCAGCGGGACTGCGGGAGCCACCTCCATGGCCTCGGCCGCAACCCTCCCCAAGCTTCTTCAGTCGAGGCGAGGATGCCGCAGCTACTTTCAGGTCCCGCTCTCGCACTCTCCCTAGTGAAG GTGATCGACCCAGTTCGTGCGCGCATCAACGTATGCGGTGCCTGCAAGGGCCGGATACCCGCGCGGGG GTTGCTTGTTTCCAGTGGAGGAACGGGTTTGAGGCACACATTCCATCCGGTGTCTGCAGTTGGATCAG GCCGGGACTCGTCGATCACtgaggccgagaggaagagcGACCTGTCGCTGGAGAACGTCAAGACGTCCATCGTGTCGCGCGACGATGAAATGATCAAT GTACGAGTACAGTTGCCTGGGAAGGCAACGCAAAAGATTTTTGATGAAGCCCTAACATTCTTGGCTCGTGATGCACCGCCGGTTCCTGGTTTCAGAAAGTCCAAGGGAG GGAAAACATCAAATGTAAGTGCCTGCAAACCTCAGTTTTTCCT ATACCCAGCAGCATCCTCCTGCAGATGCTCGGCAAAAGCCGGGTCACCAAGTTCGTCCTTCAGGAGATACTCACCATCACCATCGAAGAATTTATCAAGAAG GAAAACCTCAAGGTGA
- the LOC120710351 gene encoding uncharacterized protein LOC120710351 isoform X1 has translation MAFYGSNFSDVFLQLCSLLSSDRLKLDGQRDCGSHLHGLGRNPPQASSVEARMPQLLSGPALALSLVKVIDPVRARINVCGACKGRIPARGLLVSSGGTGLRHTFHPVSAVGSGRDSSITEAERKSDLSLENVKTSIVSRDDEMINVRVQLPGKATQKIFDEALTFLARDAPPVPGFRKSKGGKTSNIPSSILLQMLGKSRVTKFVLQEILTITIEEFIKKENLKVNPEIRTTQTESEMESVFTPGSAFVFNVVLQLEKSDSDEDSEEQSESSE, from the exons GACCGGCTGAAACTGGACGGGCAGCGGGACTGCGGGAGCCACCTCCATGGCCTCGGCCGCAACCCTCCCCAAGCTTCTTCAGTCGAGGCGAGGATGCCGCAGCTACTTTCAGGTCCCGCTCTCGCACTCTCCCTAGTGAAG GTGATCGACCCAGTTCGTGCGCGCATCAACGTATGCGGTGCCTGCAAGGGCCGGATACCCGCGCGGGG GTTGCTTGTTTCCAGTGGAGGAACGGGTTTGAGGCACACATTCCATCCGGTGTCTGCAGTTGGATCAG GCCGGGACTCGTCGATCACtgaggccgagaggaagagcGACCTGTCGCTGGAGAACGTCAAGACGTCCATCGTGTCGCGCGACGATGAAATGATCAAT GTACGAGTACAGTTGCCTGGGAAGGCAACGCAAAAGATTTTTGATGAAGCCCTAACATTCTTGGCTCGTGATGCACCGCCGGTTCCTGGTTTCAGAAAGTCCAAGGGAG GGAAAACATCAAAT ATACCCAGCAGCATCCTCCTGCAGATGCTCGGCAAAAGCCGGGTCACCAAGTTCGTCCTTCAGGAGATACTCACCATCACCATCGAAGAATTTATCAAGAAG GAAAACCTCAAGGTGAACCCAGAGATCAGGACGACCCAGACCGAAAGCGAGATGGAGTCGGTGTTCACGCCGGGTTCGGCATTCGTGTTCAATGTTGTCCTGCAGCTAGAAAAGTCCGACTCTGATGAGGATTCAGAGGAGCAATCTGAATCTTCAGAGTAG
- the LOC120708953 gene encoding uncharacterized protein LOC120708953, whose protein sequence is MYESGMGDVLPDGVVQLRVAVCGFSLYGIVSLFGSTQGLVKDFCPNLQVLVFVGIGFIWAMASITNFWREDGVAINVWSAVGTVFLIAFATIGHALSWVLSGIYGETERKPAQERS, encoded by the exons ATGTACGAGTCCGGCATGGGCGATGTACTG CCTGATGGTGTTGTTCAGTTGAGGGTTGCTGTGTGTGGGTTCTCACTTTACGGGATCGTGTCACTCTTCGGGAGCACACAAGGACTAGTCAAGGACTTCTGCCCCAATCTTCAGGTGCTCGTGTTTGTCGGCATTGGCTTCATCTGGGCCATGGCATCCATTACG AATTTTTGGAGAGAAGATGGTGTTGCTATTAACGTTTGGTCTGCCGTGGGTACTGTGTTCTTGATAGCTTTTGCCACGATCGGTCATGCTCTTTCATGGGTTTTG AGCGGGATTTATGGTGAGACTGAGAGGAAGCCAGCACAGGAACGCTCCTGA
- the LOC120710346 gene encoding fructokinase-1-like, with amino-acid sequence MAGGRELVVSFGEMLIDFVPTVAGVSLAEAPAFLKAPGGAPANVAIAVSRLGGGAAFVGKLGDDEFGRMLAAILRDNGVDAGGVVFDAGARTALAFVTLRADGEREFMFYRNPSADMLLTADELNVELIKRAAVFHYGSISLIAEPCRSAHLRAMEIAKEAGVLLSYDPNLREALWPSREEARTMILSIWDQADIVKVSEVELEFLTGIDSVEDDVVMKLWRPTMKLLLVTLGDQGCKYYARDFRGAVPSLKVQQVDTTGAGDAFVGALLRKIVQDPSSLQDQKKLEEAIKFANACGAITATKKGAIPSLPTETEVLQLIAKA; translated from the exons atggcgggcgggcgggagcTGGTGGTGAGTTTCGGGGAGATGCTGATAGACTTCGTGCCGACGGTGGCGGGGGTGTCGCTGGCGGAGGCGCCGGCCTTCCTCAAGGcccccggcggcgcgcccgccaacgtcgccatcgccgtctCGCGCCTCGGCGGCGGGGCCGCCTTCGTCGGCAAGCTCGGCGACGACGAGTTCGGCCGCATGCTCGCGGCCATCCTCCGCGACAACGgcgtcgacgccggcggcgtcgtCTTCGACGCGGGCGCGCGCACCGCGCTCGCCTTCGTCACCCTGCGCGCCGACGGGGAGCGCGAGTTCATGTTCTACCGCAACCCCAGCGCCGACATGCTCCTCACCGCCGACGAGCTCAACGTCGAGCTCATCAAGAGG GCTGCAGTCTTTCACTACGGATCAATAAGCTTGATTGCCGAGCCTTGCCGGTCAGCACATCTCCGTGCGATGGAGATTGCCAAAGAGGCTGGTGTACTGCTCTCTTATGACCCAAACCTGAGGGAGGCATTGTGGCCATCCCGTGAGGAGGCCCGCACCATGATCTTGAGTATCTGGGACCAGGCGGACATTGTCAAGGTCAGCGAGGTCGAGCTTGAGTTCTTGACAGGCATAGACTCAGTGGAGGATGATGTTGTCATGAAGCTGTGGCGGCCTACCATGAAGCTGCTCCTAGTGACTCTTGGAGATCAAGGATGCAAGTACTATGCCAGG GATTTCCGTGGAGCTGTCCCTTCCTTAAAAGTACAGCAAGTTGATACAACAGGTGCAGGTGATGCATTCGTTGGTGCTCTGCTCCGAAAGATCGTCCAAGATCCATCCTCTCTACAA GATCAGAAGAAGCTTGAGGAGGCGATTAAATTCGCCAATGCTTGTGGAGCAATCACTGCCACGAAGAAAGGGGCGATCCCGTCGCTGCCCACTGAAACTGAGGTCTTGCAGCTAATAGCGAAGGCATAG
- the LOC120710351 gene encoding uncharacterized protein LOC120710351 isoform X2, whose translation MAFYGSNFSDVFLQLCSLLSSDRLKLDGQRDCGSHLHGLGRNPPQASSVEARMPQLLSGPALALSLVKVIDPVRARINVCGACKGRIPARGLLVSSGGTGLRHTFHPVSAVGSGRDSSITEAERKSDLSLENVKTSIVSRDDEMINVRVQLPGKATQKIFDEALTFLARDAPPVPGFRKSKGDTQQHPPADARQKPGHQVRPSGDTHHHHRRIYQEGKPQGEPRDQDDPDRKRDGVGVHAGFGIRVQCCPAARKVRL comes from the exons GACCGGCTGAAACTGGACGGGCAGCGGGACTGCGGGAGCCACCTCCATGGCCTCGGCCGCAACCCTCCCCAAGCTTCTTCAGTCGAGGCGAGGATGCCGCAGCTACTTTCAGGTCCCGCTCTCGCACTCTCCCTAGTGAAG GTGATCGACCCAGTTCGTGCGCGCATCAACGTATGCGGTGCCTGCAAGGGCCGGATACCCGCGCGGGG GTTGCTTGTTTCCAGTGGAGGAACGGGTTTGAGGCACACATTCCATCCGGTGTCTGCAGTTGGATCAG GCCGGGACTCGTCGATCACtgaggccgagaggaagagcGACCTGTCGCTGGAGAACGTCAAGACGTCCATCGTGTCGCGCGACGATGAAATGATCAAT GTACGAGTACAGTTGCCTGGGAAGGCAACGCAAAAGATTTTTGATGAAGCCCTAACATTCTTGGCTCGTGATGCACCGCCGGTTCCTGGTTTCAGAAAGTCCAAGGGAG ATACCCAGCAGCATCCTCCTGCAGATGCTCGGCAAAAGCCGGGTCACCAAGTTCGTCCTTCAGGAGATACTCACCATCACCATCGAAGAATTTATCAAGAAG GAAAACCTCAAGGTGAACCCAGAGATCAGGACGACCCAGACCGAAAGCGAGATGGAGTCGGTGTTCACGCCGGGTTCGGCATTCGTGTTCAATGTTGTCCTGCAGCTAGAAAAGTCCGACTCTGA
- the LOC120710351 gene encoding uncharacterized protein LOC120710351 isoform X5: MASAATLPKLLQSRRGCRSYFQLVTFRVSVFSVQACFHRLLVSSGGTGLRHTFHPVSAVGSGRDSSITEAERKSDLSLENVKTSIVSRDDEMINVRVQLPGKATQKIFDEALTFLARDAPPVPGFRKSKGGKTSNIPSSILLQMLGKSRVTKFVLQEILTITIEEFIKKENLKVNPEIRTTQTESEMESVFTPGSAFVFNVVLQLEKSDSDEDSEEQSESSE; this comes from the exons ATGGCCTCGGCCGCAACCCTCCCCAAGCTTCTTCAGTCGAGGCGAGGATGCCGCAGCTACTTTCAG ctTGTCACTTTCAGAGTCTCGGTCTTCAGTGTTCAGGCTTGCTTTCACAGGTTGCTTGTTTCCAGTGGAGGAACGGGTTTGAGGCACACATTCCATCCGGTGTCTGCAGTTGGATCAG GCCGGGACTCGTCGATCACtgaggccgagaggaagagcGACCTGTCGCTGGAGAACGTCAAGACGTCCATCGTGTCGCGCGACGATGAAATGATCAAT GTACGAGTACAGTTGCCTGGGAAGGCAACGCAAAAGATTTTTGATGAAGCCCTAACATTCTTGGCTCGTGATGCACCGCCGGTTCCTGGTTTCAGAAAGTCCAAGGGAG GGAAAACATCAAAT ATACCCAGCAGCATCCTCCTGCAGATGCTCGGCAAAAGCCGGGTCACCAAGTTCGTCCTTCAGGAGATACTCACCATCACCATCGAAGAATTTATCAAGAAG GAAAACCTCAAGGTGAACCCAGAGATCAGGACGACCCAGACCGAAAGCGAGATGGAGTCGGTGTTCACGCCGGGTTCGGCATTCGTGTTCAATGTTGTCCTGCAGCTAGAAAAGTCCGACTCTGATGAGGATTCAGAGGAGCAATCTGAATCTTCAGAGTAG
- the LOC120710349 gene encoding uncharacterized protein LOC120710349 isoform X2 codes for MRKRMASTDLEYEFNWDGNESQYDAQSLHGHMAYGRGGDLNSVQQPFQLRPGILLYCMITIFAASPNGSTQVWLHIFTELEIRTPASSKSEIQISVRLTSSYLEPMMKHYFPSKARVFIHLILASAN; via the exons atgaggaagaggatggcGTCGACGGACCTGGAGTACGAGTTCAACTGGGACGGCAATGAGTCGCAGTATGACGCCCAGTCACTCCACGGCCACATGGCCTACGGCCGTGGAGGCGACCTTAACAGCGTCCAGCAGCCTTTCCAGCTGAGGCCTGGTATTTTACTCTATTGCATG ATCACCATATTTGCTGCCAGTCCTAACGGATCTACACAAGTATGGCTCCACATCTTTACTG AGTTGGAGATTCGTACTCCTGCGAGTTCCAAATCGGAGATACAAATCTCTGTTAGATTGACTTCATCATACCTG GAACCAATGATGAAACACTACTTTCCAAGCAAAGCAAGAGTCTTTATCCACTTAATCCTCGCTTCTGCCAATTAG